In one window of Comamonas testosteroni DNA:
- the rpsL gene encoding 30S ribosomal protein S12, with amino-acid sequence MPTINQLVRQGRTVEVVKSKSPAMENCPQRRGVCTRVYTTTPKKPNSALRKVAKVRLTNGFEVISYIGGEGHNLQEHSVVLVRGGRVKDLPGVRYHIVRGSLDLQGVKDRKQARSKYGAKKPKAK; translated from the coding sequence ATGCCAACCATTAACCAACTCGTGCGTCAGGGCCGCACGGTAGAAGTTGTTAAATCCAAGAGCCCTGCTATGGAAAACTGCCCCCAACGCCGTGGCGTGTGCACCCGTGTGTACACCACCACTCCCAAGAAGCCTAACTCGGCTCTGCGTAAGGTGGCCAAGGTTCGTCTGACCAACGGTTTCGAAGTGATTTCGTACATCGGCGGTGAAGGCCACAACCTGCAAGAGCACAGCGTTGTGCTGGTGCGCGGTGGTCGTGTGAAGGACTTGCCCGGTGTGCGTTACCACATCGTGCGCGGTTCCCTGGACCTGCAAGGCGTCAAGGACCGTAAGCAAGCTCGCTCCAAGTACGGTGCCAAGAAGCCTAAGGCTAAGTAA
- the rpsG gene encoding 30S ribosomal protein S7 has translation MPRRREVPKREILPDPKFGNVELSKFMNVIMEGGKKAVAERIIYGALDLIEKKHPGKDPLEAFVVAINNVKPMVEVKSRRVGGANYQVPVEVRPVRRLALAMRWIKEASRKRGEKSMAQRLANELLEATEGRGGAMKRRDEVHRMAEANKAFSHFRF, from the coding sequence ATGCCACGTCGTCGCGAAGTCCCCAAACGTGAAATCCTGCCGGATCCCAAGTTCGGCAATGTAGAGCTGTCCAAATTCATGAACGTGATCATGGAAGGCGGCAAGAAGGCGGTTGCTGAGCGCATCATTTACGGCGCTCTGGACCTGATCGAGAAGAAGCACCCCGGCAAGGACCCTCTGGAAGCTTTCGTTGTTGCCATCAACAACGTCAAGCCCATGGTCGAAGTGAAGTCCCGCCGTGTTGGCGGTGCCAACTACCAGGTGCCCGTGGAAGTGCGTCCCGTCCGTCGTCTGGCTCTGGCCATGCGCTGGATCAAGGAAGCCTCCCGCAAGCGTGGCGAGAAGTCCATGGCTCAACGCCTGGCCAACGAGCTGCTGGAAGCTACGGAAGGCCGTGGCGGCGCGATGAAGCGTCGTGACGAAGTGCACCGTATGGCCGAAGCCAACAAGGCCTTCAGCCACTTCCGCTTCTAA